Proteins encoded within one genomic window of Prosthecobacter fusiformis:
- a CDS encoding NUDIX hydrolase: protein MSQDTTDFPLFKVEDSDGWQRVSCERLFDNPHISVDKVECLTPHRQEKAVPWLVVERKAAVAIAPMTEDGQFVLISQERIPVQQTLWEFPAGQIDVPLAEITPETVIDTALRELLEETGYALAPGGVLEPLGWFLPSQGFTDEHVYLFQAKPVCVVSRPTPDGSEHISDVRLVSSEELRRMIADNEITTALTLALYARMAAKGTN, encoded by the coding sequence ATGAGCCAGGACACGACCGACTTCCCACTTTTCAAGGTCGAAGACAGCGACGGATGGCAGCGTGTGTCCTGTGAGCGCCTTTTCGACAATCCACACATCAGTGTGGACAAGGTGGAATGTCTGACCCCGCACCGTCAGGAAAAAGCGGTGCCCTGGCTGGTCGTGGAAAGAAAGGCTGCCGTCGCCATCGCTCCGATGACTGAGGACGGCCAATTTGTCCTCATTTCCCAAGAACGCATACCTGTACAGCAGACACTGTGGGAATTTCCCGCCGGCCAGATTGACGTCCCCCTGGCCGAAATCACCCCAGAAACCGTTATAGACACCGCCCTGCGGGAGTTGCTGGAAGAAACCGGCTATGCTCTCGCCCCCGGCGGAGTGCTGGAACCGCTCGGTTGGTTCCTTCCTTCGCAAGGTTTCACCGATGAGCACGTTTATCTATTTCAAGCGAAGCCCGTGTGCGTCGTCAGCCGTCCTACCCCGGATGGAAGCGAGCACATCAGCGACGTGCGCTTGGTCAGTTCAGAAGAGTTGCGGAGGATGATCGCTGACAATGAGATCACCACCGCCCTGACACTGGCCTTGTATGCGCGGATGGCGGCCAAGGGAACGAATTGA
- the argH gene encoding argininosuccinate lyase, giving the protein MWKGRFAQETSQLVQSYGESVSFDWRLYAHDIRGSIAHSKGLVKAGILTADEQSSIEKGLLEIRSEIEAGKFEFKTSLEDVHMNIESELTRRIGPAGAKLHTARSRNDQVATDVRLYTRDAVTEIVDLVASLQRALIEAAERAGTAVVPGYTHLQRGQPVLFAHHLLAYVEMLERDAQRLLDANDRLNVMPLGSGALAGSTIILDREYVAELLDFDSVSQNSMDAVSDRDFAAEVLFSIALCGVHLSRLSEDIILWCSAEFGFVTLSDAHTTGSSLMPQKKNPDVAELTRGKSGRLIGNLMALLTLLKGLPMTYNRDMQEDKEPLFDSLDTIQAALAVFAEMISGMEVNETRTRAATSDPMLLATDLADYLVNHGVPFRQAHEVIGKLVAHSIAEKVAFEDIPLAQYQEFSPAFEADLFDCLNLDTALAARKGIGAPSPKNVAAQIAFWKEALSE; this is encoded by the coding sequence ATGTGGAAAGGTCGTTTTGCCCAAGAAACCAGCCAGCTCGTGCAGAGTTATGGAGAGTCCGTGTCCTTTGACTGGAGGCTCTATGCGCATGACATCCGTGGCTCCATTGCGCATTCCAAAGGCCTAGTCAAAGCAGGCATCCTGACGGCTGACGAGCAGTCCTCCATTGAAAAAGGCCTCCTCGAAATCAGGTCTGAGATCGAAGCAGGCAAGTTTGAGTTCAAGACGTCCCTGGAAGACGTACACATGAACATCGAATCCGAGCTGACCCGCCGCATCGGTCCAGCCGGAGCCAAATTGCACACCGCCCGCAGTCGCAACGACCAGGTGGCCACCGATGTGCGTCTTTATACCCGCGATGCCGTCACGGAAATCGTGGACCTCGTCGCCAGCCTGCAGCGTGCCTTAATCGAAGCTGCCGAACGCGCCGGCACCGCCGTGGTCCCAGGATATACCCACCTTCAGCGCGGCCAGCCCGTGCTCTTCGCTCACCATCTCCTGGCCTATGTGGAAATGCTGGAGCGGGATGCGCAGCGTCTCCTGGATGCCAATGACCGGCTCAATGTCATGCCCCTGGGCTCAGGTGCCCTGGCTGGCTCCACCATCATTCTGGACCGTGAATACGTGGCCGAGTTGCTCGACTTCGACTCCGTTTCCCAAAACAGCATGGATGCCGTCAGTGACCGCGACTTTGCTGCCGAAGTCCTGTTTTCCATCGCCCTCTGCGGCGTGCATTTGTCACGCCTGAGCGAGGACATCATCCTCTGGTGCAGTGCCGAATTTGGATTCGTCACCCTCAGCGATGCCCACACCACGGGCTCAAGCCTGATGCCGCAGAAGAAAAATCCAGACGTTGCCGAGCTCACGCGTGGCAAGTCTGGACGCCTTATTGGCAATCTCATGGCCCTGCTCACTCTGCTCAAGGGACTGCCCATGACCTATAACCGGGACATGCAGGAGGACAAAGAACCCCTCTTTGATTCTCTCGACACCATTCAGGCCGCCCTCGCCGTCTTTGCTGAAATGATCTCCGGCATGGAGGTGAATGAAACCCGCACCCGCGCCGCCACCAGTGACCCGATGCTGCTGGCTACGGATCTGGCCGACTATCTGGTCAATCACGGGGTCCCATTCCGTCAGGCCCACGAAGTCATAGGTAAACTGGTCGCCCATTCCATCGCCGAAAAAGTCGCCTTTGAAGATATTCCTCTGGCGCAGTATCAGGAATTCTCCCCGGCTTTTGAGGCTGATCTTTTTGACTGTCTCAATCTGGACACCGCATTAGCCGCCCGCAAAGGCATCGGTGCCCCTTCACCCAAAAACGTGGCGGCTCAGATCGCCTTCTGGAAAGAAGCCCTCAGCGAATGA